TACTCTGGATGTTCATAATTGTGATAAAACAGCTCAACGCCTGCATCCGGAAAAGTTCCTCCAGGTTGATCAGCTTCAATATAAACGGCACTCCCTTGAGGCGAGAGGTACTTATCAGCGCTTAAAGCACGACATATTTTAACCAGGCGGTCGTCCTTGCGCCCGTCAATGTCACTTATTTCTGAGGAACAGCACAACCTGGTTTTTATGCCGATTTTGTCTACCACCATGCGGATTATCATAATGTTCAAGTCAGCTATAGTAGGGTATTGAGTATTGATGAGTTTTTCAAAATCCGGGTAAACTTTTTTAAAAAACGGTGCCTTTGAATATGCTTGGGCTATAGTTCGAAGATGTTTTTTCTGCCAATTATGACTGTAGTCAATGCCTGTGTTAAAAAAAAACCGGGATACACGGTTTGCATTGCTTTTTATGGGTACAGTCAAAAATACTTC
This genomic interval from Desulfonatronovibrio hydrogenovorans DSM 9292 contains the following:
- a CDS encoding WbqC family protein yields the protein MSIVAIMQPTYLPWIGYFDLIDQVDQFVFFDDVNVLKRSWGVRNRIKTAQEEVFLTVPIKSNANRVSRFFFNTGIDYSHNWQKKHLRTIAQAYSKAPFFKKVYPDFEKLINTQYPTIADLNIMIIRMVVDKIGIKTRLCCSSEISDIDGRKDDRLVKICRALSADKYLSPQGSAVYIEADQPGGTFPDAGVELFYHNYEHPEYPQQGSSFLSHMCILDLLMNCGYEQALDLIRSGRRPMIPYQEFRERWMQTGR